A stretch of the Leucoraja erinacea ecotype New England chromosome 40, Leri_hhj_1, whole genome shotgun sequence genome encodes the following:
- the LOC129714773 gene encoding tubulin alpha-1C chain: MRECISIHVGQAGVQIGNACWELYCLEHGIQPNGQMPSDKTIGGGDDSFNTFFSETGAGKHVPRAVFVDLEPTVIDEVRNGTYRQLFHPEQLITGKEDAANNYARGHYTIGKEIIDLVLDRIRKLADQCTGLQGFLVFHSFGGGTGSGFTSLLMERLSVDYGKKSKLEFSIYPAPQVSTAVVEPYNSILTTHTTLEHSDCAFMVDNEAIYDICRRNLDIDRPTYTNLNRLISQIVSSITASLRFDGALNVDLTEFQTNLVPYPRIHFPLATYAPVISAEKAYHEQLTVAEITNACFEPANQMVKCDPRHGKYMACCLLYRGDVVPKDVNAAIATIKTKRSIQFVDWCPTGFKVGINYQPPTVVPGGDLAKVQRAVCMLSNTTAVAEAWARLDHKFDLMYAKRAFVHWYVGEGMEEGEFSEAREDMAALEKDYEEVGADSAEGEEEGEEY; encoded by the exons ATG CGTGAGTGTATCAGTATCCATGTTGGCCAGGCTGGTGTCCAGATCGGCAATGCATGCTGGGAGCTGTACTGCCTGGAACATGGCATCCAGCCCAATGGTCAGATGCCCAGTGACAAGACCATTGGGGGTGGAGATGATTCCTTCAACACATTCTTCAGTGAGACGGGAGCTGGCAAGCACGTTCCCCGAGCTGTGTTTGTGGACCTGGAGCCAACTGTGATCG ATGAGGTTCGTAATGGTACCTACCGCCAGCTCTTCCACCCTGAGCAACTCATCACTGGGAAAGAAGATGCTGCCAATAACTACGCCCGTGGCCATTACACAATCGGCAAAGAGATTATTGACCTAGTTCTGGACAGAATCCGCAAGTTG GCTGACCAATGCACAGGTCTCCAGGGTTTCCTGGTCTTCCACAGCTTTGGCGGTGGCACTGGCTCCGGTTTTACCTCCCTGCTGATGGAACGTCTGTCCGTTGACTATGGCAAGAAATCCAAGCTTGAATTCTCCATCTACCCAGCTCCCCAGGTGTCCACAGCGGTGGTAGAGCCCTACAATTCCATCCTgaccacccacaccaccttggAGCACTCAGATTGTGCTTTCATGGTTGACAATGAAGCCATCTATGACATCTGCCGCAGAAACCTTGACATTGACCgaccaacctacaccaacctgaaccgTCTCATTAGCCAGATAGTGTCCTCCATCACAGCCTCCCTGCGCTTTGATGGTGCCCTGAACGTTGATCTGACTGAGTTCCAGACCAACTTGGTGCCATATCCCCGTATCCACTTCCCCTTGGCCACATATGCCCCAGTTATCTCCGCTGAGAAAGCCTACCATGAGCAGCTCACTGTAGCAGAAATTACCAATGCTTGCTTTGAGCCAGCCAACCAGATGGTCAAATGTGACCCACGCCATGGCAAGTACATGGCCTGCTGCCTCCTTTATCGTGGTGATGTGGTGCCAAAAGATGTCAATGCAGCAATTGCTACCATTAAAACCAAACGTAGCATTCAGTTTGTGGATTGGTGTCCAACTGGTTTCAAGGTTGGCATCAACTACCAGCCTCCCACTGTGGTTCCTGGAGGTGACCTGGCCAAGGTGCAGCGAGCTGTGTGTATGCTGAGCAACACCACAGCTGTTGCTGAGGCTTGGGCTCGCCTGGACCACAAGTTTGACCTGATGTATGCCAAGCGTGCCTTTGTTCACTGGTATGTTGGTGAGGGTATGGAGGAAGGAGAGTTCTCAGAGGCCCGTGAGGATATGGCTGCTCTGGAGAAGGATTATGAAGAAGTGGGTGCAGATAGTGCTGAAGGTGAAGAGGAAGGAGAAGAGTATTAG